In Oryzias melastigma strain HK-1 linkage group LG16, ASM292280v2, whole genome shotgun sequence, a single genomic region encodes these proteins:
- the LOC112136707 gene encoding uncharacterized protein LOC112136707, giving the protein MAELTKFVSDAKNVAGKVLDVYQKGSNIVTLFKQEFSPIFSAVGPLSELSLNKTEDPEVGAVRDQFGKLFKNLDVVSDDINRIHEMFNKSMADLEYSSLENSIRMQYRMYLEILDAKPEFREVKRDQFLKHYSNSNKEKNIERLYSAVVESYSPKPLLQIILDNEDRNRQSVEAFCARLLNLFCIGIIAVVGHAVMSENNNEKRLQKDWGEKMATIQEKMNAAVEECITSFPSKAKTDCEKLMRQVKDSNSEQLAASLIEMLKKKYDWVSWSVRVYRNRRIHKTADSLKGKSSFQVTGSDEKMNIRVSYSYSPKSLDKNLIQQLILKHKQPKAEEVENDLSEKLQGDCMIHALQNYKYLACSWSFTDDCHFWAKHEDLHVCVHSA; this is encoded by the coding sequence ATGGCTGAGCTGACCAAGTTTGTATCAGATGCTAAGAATGTGGCGGGGAAGGTACTAGACGTATATCAGAAAGGATCCAACATTGTAACCCTCTTCAAACAGGAGTTTTCGCCTATTTTCTCTGCCGTTGGCCCACTTTCCGAACTGTCTCTGAACAAAACGGAGGACCCAGAGGTTGGTGCCGTAAGGGATCAGTTTGGGAAGCTCTTTAAGAATTTGGATGTGGTCTCAGATGACATCAACCGTATCCATGAGATGTTCAACAAGAGCATGGCAGATCTTGAGTATTCCTCACTTGAAAATAGCATCAGAATGCAGTACAGAATGTACTTGGAGATTCTCGATGCAAAACCTGAGTTCAGAGAAGTCAAGAGAGATCAGTTCCTCAAGCACTATTCCAACagtaataaagagaaaaacatcgAGCGCCTCTACAGCGCTGTAGTTGAAAGTTACTCTCCCAAGCCTTTGCTTCAGATCATCCTCGACAATGAGGACAGAAACCGACAATCAGTTGAAGCGTTTTGTGCCCGGCTGTTAAATCTGTTCTGCATTGGGATCATTGCGGTTGTGGGTCACGCTGTTATGAgtgaaaataataatgagaaAAGGCTTCAGAAAGACTGGGGAGAGAAGATGGCCACTATCCAGGAGAAGATGAACGCTGCCGTTGAGGAATGCATCACTAGCTTTCCAAGTAAAGCTAAGACTGATTGTGAAAAACTGATGAGGCAGGTGAAGGACTCAAACTCAGAGCAGCTAGCTGCCTCCCTCATAGAGATGCTGAAGAAGAAGTACGACTGGGTGAGCTGGTCTGTTCGTGTTTACCGCAATAGGAGGATCCATAAGACAGCTGACAGTCTCAAAGGAAAGAGCTCCTTCCAGGTGACTGGGTCTGATGAGAAAATGAACATCAGGGTGTCTTACAGCTATTCTCCCAAGTCGTTGGACAAGAACCTCATCCAGCAGCTTatcctgaaacacaaacaaccCAAAGCAGAGGAGGTAGAGAATGATCTCTCAGAAAAACTACAAGGAGACTGCATGATTCATGCACTCcaaaactataaatatttgGCCTGTTCCTGGAGCTTCACAGACGACTGTCACTTCTGGGCGAAGCACGAAGATCTTCATGTCTGCGTTCATTCTgcttaa